ATGATTTTAACAAGTATGCAGGTGGTGGTGGCTGGCGGGCACGTAACACCTATGTTACCTCCGGTATGGTACAAGAGGTAACACAGGTGTGCTGACTGTTATTAAAAACGTCGTGAAACCGGCATTTCAATAACAGCTAGTTAGCATAAAATGCTTACTGTTTTTGTCCGTAGACGATCAGTGATGCCTTGCCCAGTGTAGAAAAATGCATGTTGAATCCAACGAACGCAGGTGTCACATTTTCATCCAGTTCAAGGTGCTGACTCAAAGCATGTACGGTGATCAGGTACCGGTGTGCAGGACCTTCATTAGGTGCTGCACCGACATAACCCGGCATGCCGGTATCTGTATTACTCTGTATCGCACCTTCAGGAAGCAGTTTCTTACTCGTATCTCCTGCATTGGGTACCAGTTCGCTGATATGCGCAGGAATATTAAAAACAACCCAGTGCCAGAAGCCACTGCCCGTTGGTGCGTCCAGGTCATAGATGGTGACGGCAAAACTTTTTGTCCCTTCAGGAGCATGCTCCCAATAGAGCTGTGGAGACTGATTCCCTCCGTTAAAACCCCAGCCATTGGCATATTGCTGCAGAGATAGCTGCCCGCCGAGTTCTTTGCTTTTTAGGGTGAATGTCTGTGCAGTTGTGTTGTCGCCGGATGTAGTTGCTGTTGCCATAATCTGTTGTGTTTTTGTTTAAATGATGGCTCAAAGGTAGCTGTGGCGACAGGCTGGAATAAACAGATAACCGTTCAGAAAGTGTTGCTAAACGGTCAATTTGATAGTTGATATTGTTTGGGGGTAATGCCGTGTACCTGTTTAAAAGACTGGATGAAACTGGAGAGGTTCTCGTACCCCAGTTCATAGTAGATCTCACTGGCCTTTCTATTTTCCTGGCGGAGCATTTTGGCAGCCCGTTCCATTCTCTTCTCCAGGAACCATTTGTTCGGACTATTGTCGTAAATACGGGCGAACCTGCGTTTAAAAGA
The DNA window shown above is from Chitinophaga agri and carries:
- a CDS encoding YbhB/YbcL family Raf kinase inhibitor-like protein, which encodes MATATTSGDNTTAQTFTLKSKELGGQLSLQQYANGWGFNGGNQSPQLYWEHAPEGTKSFAVTIYDLDAPTGSGFWHWVVFNIPAHISELVPNAGDTSKKLLPEGAIQSNTDTGMPGYVGAAPNEGPAHRYLITVHALSQHLELDENVTPAFVGFNMHFSTLGKASLIVYGQKQ